GGTGGTAAGTCTGTGGTGTTTGAGGGGGAGGAAATTACCCCCTTTGAGGAAAATGCCGGGGCATGTGCTACATGGGTGGCGTGAACACCCCGCTAGAGATGGTAGCGGTCGCCCGCATGATGAAAGCCTTGCCGATGGGCATAGGTGGGATTCTCAGCGTGAGGGCGTGTCAAAGTTTCCTAAAGCATGGACGGATCAAAAAATAGTGGATGCCGTCCGTGATACGTTGGAAAACCCTAGCTTCTATTTTGCGAAAGACACCAGAAGGGCTGTGTGGCGAGAAATAGACGGCGTACTTATTGA
This DNA window, taken from Corynebacterium kutscheri, encodes the following:
- a CDS encoding EndoU domain-containing protein — protein: MPGHVLHGWREHPARDGSGRPHDESLADGHRWDSQREGVSKFPKAWTDQKIVDAVRDTLENPSFYFAKDTRRAVWREIDGVLIEVSYDILPGGKVVFNTAHPAKTIKKKAKRNANRS